The Corvus cornix cornix isolate S_Up_H32 chromosome 8, ASM73873v5, whole genome shotgun sequence sequence AGGTCTGGAATACACTTCACCATGCTGAAGTTTCCCACTAGTACAGGGTTTGAGCTCTCTCACCTGTGAGACTGTGATGCCACACTTCTTGGCTAGCTCTTCTTTGGCTTCCTCACTGGGGTAAGGGTTGCTGAGATGGGAATAGAAATACTCATTCAGGATTTCCGTGGCTTGCTTGTTGAAGTTTCGTCTCTTCCGCCTTCACATGAAGGAAgaatgggaaataaaaggaaaggaaatgagcaCCAGAGATCCAGAAATGGAATGCAATTTTAGATACTCTTAAATTTTCcactttcctccctcccccctctgCTTCTCTGAGCATGGAGTGCAAGACTCATGGCCAGGAAGCTTCTTATCTGGCCCTTGCTGGTGACTACTTTTTCAGCACCTTCCAAAGAAAGCAAGTCTCCATCTCAAATTTATCACGTATCCTCCAGCTCACAGAAGAGTCTGCAAACTGGCATCCAGCTCCGCCACCTGGGAAGGTGACTCCTGACACCTGGCTGTCGTGGTGAAAGACATCAGTGCTACTCTGCAAAGCCCCATGCTGAAGAAGCAGAGCTGGATATATCCTTGGGGAATTCTGTTCCATTTACACCTAggcattattattattacctgTCTGCCATCTCTTTCCTTGTACCCCTGGTGTagctgcctctcctccccaTTGCAAGCTACAGCCCAAGCCGCAGTCTGCACCTAACCAGCTTggcaaatgaaataattttatagcAAATTGAAGATCTGGGACAATAaaaacagtgggaaaagaaTGGGAATCTAGGGGGGACAGGATGGCCTGGAGGATAAACCTTCATCCCTAACTGAAGTGCAGGGATGAAGGTTTTCAGCACAGAGGTTTGCTGCAATATGCCACAGAATTTCCTTCTGCCACAGCAAAACCAGGACGTGCAATTCTCAAGGTACAGTTGGGAGCCTCCCTGAGACAGAGGCTGGATGGCTTGAATTGCAGTCCCCTCGCCTGCTGAGCCACAGACAACTGAGGGATAAGGaagtcaaaaaaaccctccagctCAAGACTGAGACACGTGGCCCTTCAGCTGGCCCTCAATTTACTCCAGAACCAACAAACCTCCCAGACCCAAACAATACTGCATGGTGGGTGGGCAGAAAGGTTTGGTGGGACAGACTCACCGCGCGTCCAGAAATCGTGAGCGCAGGATCATGACAGCTTCACACGTGCTCTGCTTCAGCTGCATCTGGATGGAGCTGAACTTGCGGTGGATGATGCTCACCATCCGCTCGATCTCCTTGGGCGAGATGGGCCGGGTCCGGCTCTGCTCGCGCAGCAGGTTCATCACGTGGGTGGTGAACTCATTGCACGCCTGGGAtggcaagaaaagcaaaagaaacccCAGGATGGGAAGGTCATTCGATGGTGTCAAGGACAGGACAGAGGCAGCGTGGCTATGGAAGGAGATGTGAGTGGAGGCCTCACTGGCTGGGGCTTTTCAGAGCAGCCTCAGAGCAAGAATGTGCCGGTGCTCAGGGGAGAGAGAAATTTCTCTGATCTGCCAAGCACTGGGCATGAGAGACTCCCAACAAACatgctgggaaaggcaggagccaATTTCTTTGCTCCCAGGGGGATCATGGATGGAGCTGGGGCAAGTGAAGCCCTACGATTCATGTAAAGCATGAAGAAGTCCCAGCCGCTGTTTTTCTGATTGGAACTGGAGGAGCTATAGATTTATCTGAAGAGGACCATGAACCTTTTGACCCACTGCCCCTTCCCTTACAGCCTGACCATGtgtcctgcagagccccagcccctTGTGCTtcacaggagcagctctccaAGAGACACGGCCCTGCTCCATGCTCTTGGCACACCAGGTAAGAAGTAAATAACGGTAATAATTAAAGCCTGAATGAGGCAGGAGCCCTGACAAATAAGGGCAAGCAGGTAACAATCCCAATTAGtttgctgctggcacagcactgtctagctgctcctgctgtccccatgCTGTGCTGTGAGGACAGTTCAGCAAGAGGAGCCAGGGGACAAGGAAGGGATTTTGAGGCCAGCTGAAGGCCACTTCACTGCCCTCTCCTTCATCCCCATGAGCACCTCATTGGCATGACGGGATCCTCTGACTCCCAGAAGCAAGCCCCAAAAACCAGGTTGAGAGCAGCACTTGGACAGTGATGGCTGAAGAAGCCTTTGATGCTCCTGGGATGTGGGtggctgctctggggacagcatCCCAAGTTCCCACCCCATGATGGGGAaaaggggctggcaggggaaaGAAACACTGGATTTGTGGACTGGTGACATGGGCATGACTTGCTATGTCTTACCCCACCCTTCCAAGCTGAATTCCCACCACAGCTCAGACCCAACAAGGAGACATCCCCAAGGCCAGCAGAACCCCTCCAGCTGCCtatccccagctccagctgctgactCCCATTTCCCAGGGCGAGTGCCAGCTATGAGAGCCCTCAACTGGATATCTCTTTGCTCCCAGACACCCCAGAAATTTCAGATCATCTCCTCTTGGCATGAAATAAAGAGCATTAAAGGCAAAATCACCACTGAGTGCTGTGCtgacccagcagcagccagactgAGAAGCTGAGCTCCCAAAAGTAGGATTGGAGAGAGTGGGATGGAGGTGGAAAAACCCTGAGCCCTGGTCTTGCAGGACTGTGGGTAATGGTACCAGAGATGTGGACCAGCACAGCCGCTTGCAAAGCAACTCAGTGGCAAAGCCAAACTCTGTCAGTGGGTTGTGAGAAGGAAAGATGTGACCCGTCCCACGCTCTGGGCCTGGTTAAAAGGCTTCTCTCACCTGGTGTCTCTTTGGGgagtaaaacaaagcaaaaacagaaTCAGAACATCGAACAAACAAAACTCCTGCCTAAGGAGAGGAAGAACCAGAAGGTCCTTCCCTGAAGCCTGTCCCTGTCTGTGCCAAGGGTCTCTCCTTGGACTTGGGTAGCAGAGGACATGAGGTCTCTCTACCCCTATTCAGCCTGGGGCCTGAAAGAGCCCTGAAGTGCTCTCCACTCCCATCCATGTGAGATGGCTGAGGCTCCTCCCTGCCTCCAGGGAGTGACAGCAAGGGCTGAGGAGAGCCATCAAAAGTCATCCTTCCAATCAgccctctgcctgctccctgcctcctctAAGGCTCTGCCAAAAGGCCTTTCATGGCATTACTGTGCTTGGCTGCTCCAACTCCAGAGCCCTGCCTGGCCACCCTGACTCCAGCCTGAACCCAGGggctcccttccctctgcttgGCCAGTGTGGCTATGGAGGTGAGACATCCCCCAGCCGCACCACACATCCAGTTAGCCAGGTAAAATCGAGGCTTTTACTGGCTCTAAACCAGAGACCTGAAAGCGTGCCTGGCCCCTGGCAGTGGAGCCTGTCCTGCACCCAAGGAGGTGATGCTTTCTTGCTCACATCCATAAACCCTAACCTTGGGGTAGAAACCACAAGCACAAGGTGCACGGTGGCCAAGAGAGGTCTGCAAAACATCTGGAAGCACTTGAAAGGAACTGGTTTTGAGTGTTGACCTGCAAAGCTCTTCAAGGAATTGTCAGTGTTACCAACAGCTGTGTTTATGACCCAagtagtttttctcttttaagagCAATTTACTgcaaggaaaaagattttttttttcctggaaaaagagcttttcaagcagaaaatacattcaAGGAAGATTTTGATTCAAGTCTTGCTTGGAAAGCTATCATCACTGAGGCCAGCACATCAGAGAGGCCTCCTCCTTCATAGGGCCAATTTTGGGCAAGATATCAAGGAAGGAGTGGAAAGTGAAAATCCAAGGGGCAACTCATGCTGAGCCTATTCTCACGTCACATCCCAGCATAAACCCCCAACCCTCTCAACCCTAAAAGAGCATGTTATCGCTCCAATACCCAGTCGCATTTGCCCACACACTCCTAACAACAGATGTCAGCAGTGATCCAGGCTGTGCAGATCCACGCCACCATGCCGCACGGAGTGGCAGCTCTCcccctctggctgctgctcccaccacaCCACGAGCACCGCCCCTCTGCCACGAAGGAGCCTGTTACCTGCTCGTACTTCTCCAGCTCCGTGTGGTAGATCTGTCGGATCTGGGAGAGTTTGGCTCTGTAGTCAGAGTGCTCCACTGAGTTGTCGGAGCCAGCTCCTCCGGAtgcggcagcggcggcagcagcagcggccGAGCCCCCTCCTTTTTCGGGGCCTGCCACCCCTTCGGCCAGCAGCATGTTGTCTAACCTCATCAGCTGGGGGTCCGTGGGCTCCTCCTCCTGCGCCCCCCGgatgctcagcactgcaggagacACAATGGGCAGAGGAAAGCCTGAGTCACAGCCAGGGCTTAACTCAGGGAAGCTCATCCCAAGTTGGACTGACCCCATCAGCAggggttttcttccttcccaacAGGTCCCCCAACAGGCAGTCTGCATCCTGATGCTCCAAGTACTCATCACCAAGCGCAGTTACTTGGCTTCCAGGGGcactccagctccctgctcctctccctacctcttcccctccttcccacaggaCAGAAGTACGGCAGAACTGGCAGCGAGCTCACCACACAACTAACCCAGAAAGCCACACTTTCTGCTCAGACAAGCAGCAAAACTCCTAGCAGCAGCAACGAAAAAATCCCAATAAATGTACCCATTCTTGCTGCCAGAAGCGATAGGGACCATATCCCAACTCAAGCACGAGATGGGAAGTTGGAAGTCTCTAGCCCTGATCTCATCTTGCTCAGGGGTCCTCTCATGTCACCCAACATGTCATTTACATCAACCCCAGATGGCAGAGAAAGACACACAGAGCCCAGGGCAACTGTGCCTTGGTTTCCACATCTTGAAATACGGACAAGGGAGAGGGCTTGAAGTCCATGCTTTAAGCCACACACTGGgaacacatgcaaaaaaatgtataaaataaattttattattggaaaaaatgccttttctttaaGAATCCAGTCGTTCCACTGATGTCTAAACCATGCTGAGAAAAGGAGCAACAATAAATTAATCCTCCCAGAGTGATTTTTCAAAAAGAGAATCTTCCTCCCATCTTTGTGCTCCCTGCTTAAATAACCACTCCAAGTAGAAGTTCTCCTGTGAGGGCTTTCCTGGAAAAACAACATGGGAGCATCCCAACTGCTTGGGATGTCCCATGCGTGAAAAATGGAGGTGCCCTATGTGCTCCCGCCATGGACTGTGTTCAAACATGGACCGATAACGTCAAACTTCCACATGCACACACGCGCAGCCGCATAATAAATGACATAAAATAAATCCTTGATGAGTgaataaaaaaggcatttcctAAGGGAAAACAGTTGTATTTCCCCATCTCATTTGGTACAGGAGCTCTGGGCACACGCTCCTTGCACAtccagagctgggaaatgctACGTGGATTTTGATAAAGTTGTCCCCACTGACATCTGAGATGAATTTGACCCCCACCCCAATCCGCAGCACAAACAAGAGCAAGTGATTATTCCtgtcacttaaaataaaaaagcagtggAAGATCAGTTTGcaacaagaaataaaatcagagcagcTAAAAAATCCCAGCAACCAGCAAGTATGGTCTTCCCCACTCTGCAGTAAGTTAAAGATACAGCTATTATCAGTATAAAAGTGAAGTAAAAGACCCTGTTGAGAGGTTCGGTTAAGactaaaaagagcttttttaaaaagcctcaaAACCTACTGAAATTACTATTTTCAGGACATttaattcattcattttattttattcatacaTTTGGATCATTTATTCATTCATGAATTTATTGATAATTTTGTGATGAAAATATGCACCGTCAACAAAGGTGGGAAGGTGGgcagaaaaaagcccaaaaccaGTAAAACTGGAACTAACAATAAGTAATTCCACACTAGGGAGGATCATTTATATATGGAGGAATGAGGGCAGAGTGCCAAATTTGAAGCTGAGCCCTCAGGAGATAGGACCAGCATTGTCTCCCACCACAGGAGGCTTCCCGTGGCACCCAGCCACGGTAAATAGATACAAGGGGAGAGGACAGATTTCATCACAAAATTGGTTTGGGGTCTATGGTCCATAAACTGAAATATGAGGCAAAAGTAGCCAAATTccttaaaaagagaagaggaaagttgataggctgcagcagggagagagacttgccatgaaaataaagagaataaatttcTATTCTtccagtacaaaaaaaaaaaaaaaaaatcagtcaaataAAGCACATCAAAAGCCCaaatacaaaaggaaagcaacacaggttaaaaaaaaatatattaaaaaacacctcaaataaacaaatcaaaagCAGAGTTGCCAAAACAGGCACATCTGGATTtcaaaagggaaatatttttagattaaaaatctCAGGAATCATTGACCTGACAGGTAAGCACGAGTGATTAATTAGTTTATGTTTAGAGAACTGCTTCCTGATGAAAAGTGCTGTATATTCCCGGGAGCTTTATTCCTCTGCCACACGCACAGACCAGCACCCGCTGGGTGGGTGCATTCCCAGCATCTGATGGAGGGATGTGTCTCCCACTGCCCAGCCAGGGACTGTGCAGAGCAAGCCTGGGCTTGGCTGTTCACTCAGAATAAGGCATGGGAGTAAATAAATGGAAAGGCCAATGTGTCTAAGAAGGACTGATGCTGCTGATTTATCCCTGAAAGGTTGTGCTCAGCTGAGGAGAAGACAGAATGATTATTTCAAAGCTCCTTTTTTATCTTCCCAGTGCTGGACCCAGCTCCAACACACCTCCTGCCAGCATGCCTGGGATGTTGGGCTCCTCGGCAGCTCCGACCCTCCAAACTGCCCCGTGATGGGACGAGgctctgctggctgggaggTTTGGGATGAGCTGGAACAGACAGCACCCAACCTGTAGTGCCTGGGCAGCCGATGGCAAAAGAACCCTGCTCTCCCACCAAATTAGAACAGAATAAACGAAGCAAAATGATCCTCAGTGGTCCAAGGGGCTACAGGCATGTAGGCATCCAGGCATCCCCAGGACCCCCCACTTGCTGCTCTTGATTAAAgatgggagaaaaaggaagaagaaaaagaaagatagcGACTGGCAGCCGGGGGGAGGAAAATTCCCGCAAGACTTTCTGTCCTTGGCTGCTTTCCTGCTGGCTCGGCAGCCTCTGGAGCCGTGGCGCCTGCCACTAGATGGTGCTCAGCCCTCGCCTTGGTCCCCTGCTGACCAAAACACGTTTttgtatgtaaatatatatacatgccaaaaaacaaaacaaaacaaaaaagatttttttaaaaccattatcTACATACGggttcattttaaaagcaaagtcaAGGCACGTGCCCTGTCTCCGCTTGTACTGCCCAGCTGGTCACGGAGCGGCTCCGACACGTGCAGCTATCACAGGGTCTCACCATCTCCGATGGCAGCAGTGGCGGCAGCTGGGATCATGGAGCCACCAGCCTGCAGTCCAGTCCTAGTTGCCACCAGGGTCACAGAGACccattccagcagctggaaaatgccTCCCAGCTCGCATACTTGCTTCTTCTCCCTCCTGAGGAAGGGATCACAGCCACAGGGTTCAGATGACATGGACACATCCCAGGCCTGGGCTGGCTCAGTGGTGCGGCTGCAGTGCAGGACATGGGAAGTGGTGCCAGTACTGACCTCAGAGAAGCAGGTGAGAAGACAAAGCCAAAAACAGCTCCTCAGCTCCTTGCCTGCTTGCCCTGCAATTCAGGGACACAGGATGGAAAGTGCATTGAGCCACCAAAGCTTCCAGATGCTCCAAGATGCTTCCCACTAACATCTCCAAGGAGCACCTGCAAAGCAGCCAGCTCCATGCTCATGTGAGATGTGCACCCCACATGTCCCCACACCTTGGCACCTGTGCCTGGTGTCCCCTCAGGTCATGAAATCTGAGGTATATCCAGTGtggggggcacagggcaggagaaAGCGCCCTTGCCAGACACCTTTGGAACAGACACCATTCTAGGGATGGCCTGGGGCTGTGAAGATTCCTAAGAAATCCACAAAGGAGGGTACCAGACTCCTCTGGTGTTCCACACCACCATCCCCACCTTATTTACTCCATTTTCCTGCAAgcatttttccaaaagaatCGGAAAAGCATAGGGGCTGAGTACACAGTCATAACTCTTCTCCAAGGCCATGCCAAAATACTTCCACTTAGCAACTCTTTCCTCCAAACTAGAGGTGTGCAGGCAACACAGACAGAACTACACCACGAAGGCAATCAGGCATGCTGGGGGTGATGGCAGAAGCTTAGCAGGAGACTGTGGCTCAGCAGTGACAACAGCAAAGGACCTTCAAGCTCCATCTTTCTTC is a genomic window containing:
- the PBX1 gene encoding pre-B-cell leukemia transcription factor 1 isoform X2, with product MDDQPRLMHTHSGVGMPGHPGLSQHMQDGPGGAEGEAGRKQDIGDILQQIMTITDQSLDEAQARKHALNCHRMKPALFNVLCEIKEKTVLSIRGAQEEEPTDPQLMRLDNMLLAEGVAGPEKGGGSAAAAAAAAASGGAGSDNSVEHSDYRAKLSQIRQIYHTELEKYEQACNEFTTHVMNLLREQSRTRPISPKEIERMVSIIHRKFSSIQMQLKQSTCEAVMILRSRFLDARRKRRNFNKQATEILNEYFYSHLSNPYPSEEAKEELAKKCGITVSQVSNWFGNKRIRYKKNIGKFQEEANIYAAKTAVTATNVSAHGSQANSPSTPNSAGGYPSPCYQPDRRIQ